A DNA window from Vigna unguiculata cultivar IT97K-499-35 chromosome 10, ASM411807v1, whole genome shotgun sequence contains the following coding sequences:
- the LOC114165543 gene encoding uncharacterized protein LOC114165543 gives MESARLATEATQQRHLEALHQIGENHSAAGSSQASLPRVQEWSLEDFLQYHPSRFDGKVSPNGADQWMRDMERIFNAKRCPAENRLAYTEYLLAGEVVHWWSSMKMMLEDSQETITWELFKKKFYAEFFPNSVRYAKEFEFLQLTQGEMSVLEYVEKFKHLGKFHTLKMAEDWQCRKFENGLRGDLKLMVAPLSIKEFPALV, from the coding sequence ATGGAGTCTGCAAGACTAGCAACAGAAGCGACTCAGCAGAGGCACTTGGAAGCTCTGCATCAGATAGGAGAAAACCATTCGGCCGCTGGTTCATCCCAAGCTTCACTACCACGAGTGCAAGAGTGGAGTTTGGAGGATTTCCTACAATACCATCCATCCCGCTTTGATGGCAAAGTTAGCCCGAATGGAGCTGATCAGTGGATGCGGGACATGGAACGAATCTTTAATGCTAAGAGATGTCCTGCAGAGAACAGGCTGGCATACACTGAGTATCTTCTTGCTGGAGAGGTCGTGCATTGGTGGTCTAGCATGAAGATGATGTTGGAGGACAGCCAAGAGACCATCACCTGGGAACTGTTTAAGAAGAAGTTCTATGCTGAGTTCTTCCCAAATAGTGTGAGGTATGCGAAGGAGTTCGAGTTCTTGCAGCTGACGCAAGGAGAAATGTCAGTGTTAGAGTACGTTGAAAAGTTCAAACACTTAGGTAAATTCCACACCCTGAAGATGGCAGAGGACTGGCAGTGTAGAAAATTTGAGAATGGGTTGAGGGGTGACCTCAAGCTCATGGTGGCTCCGCTCTCTATCAAGGAGTTCCCTGCCTTGGTATAG
- the LOC114165544 gene encoding uncharacterized protein LOC114165544 has protein sequence MEKLKDEVEAHQRSQLKVGGPSGSMSRHDDRRKPYSRPQPQGPRRRACHRCGQVGHFIKDCPVDRSTVSRPSPQPQSQPSGRGARPQAAGRVYTVTSAEAAGSGNLIIGSCVIVGRSLHVLFDSGATHSFVSKSRVVELGLPVKEL, from the exons ATGGAGAAGCTTAAGGATGAAGTTGAAGCTCATCAGAGGTCTCAGCTGAAGGTgggaggaccatctgggtccatgAGCAGACACGATGACAGGAGGAAGCCATACTCTAGGCCTCAGCCACAAGGGCCTAGGAG GAGGGCATGCCATAGATGCGGCCAGGTGGGCCACTTCATCAAGGATTGCCCGGTTGACAGGAGCACAGTGTCGAGGCCTTCACCACAGCCTCAGTCACAACCATCGGGGAGAGGTGCGAGACCACAGGCGGCGGGTCGGGTGTACACTGTCACTAGTGCCGAGGCAGCTGGATCAGGTAACCTTATCATCGGGTCTTGTGTGATAGTTGGTAGGAGCTTGCATGTTCTGTTTGATTCGGGGGCGACACATTCTTTTGTGTCGAAATCTAGAGTGGTGGAGTTGGGTCTTCCGGTGAAGGAGCTCTAA